A single window of Spirochaetota bacterium DNA harbors:
- a CDS encoding glycoside hydrolase family 1 protein: protein MDRELIFPKGFLWGSATSAFQVEGGCTSHDFYDWAVQGRIKDGTNPVDAVHFWKYYKGDIALMKKMNHSAARIGLEWGRIEPERGNFDKKAIAHYRAILGEMKKAGIKPMVSIHHFSNPMWFVRDGGWAGREAVRRFALFTERVVQDLGDLVHVWITINEPAVYATLAYLFGEFPPGKKSLPLMFRVQNAMAAAHVEAYGLIHGIHGRKGWPAPLVGVAKHLRTFDPFNERNPLDRFGAGLADRYFNNYFLERVMRDKSTLDVFGINYYSGDLVKFPLKMLGRAALPKNKLGWDIYPEGFYRVLMRYWKLYGLPIYVTENGTCDDNDELRPRYILDHAEAMHRAMGDGADIAGYYHWSTMDNFELVDGLMSRFGLIHVDHAHPTRKRSIKTSGRLYGELAKANGITPKIVKKYVPEWTPGF, encoded by the coding sequence ATGGACCGGGAGCTCATTTTTCCAAAGGGATTCTTGTGGGGGAGCGCGACTTCCGCGTTCCAGGTCGAGGGCGGATGTACCAGCCACGATTTTTACGACTGGGCGGTGCAGGGCCGGATCAAGGACGGGACCAATCCCGTGGACGCGGTCCATTTCTGGAAGTACTACAAGGGCGATATCGCGCTCATGAAAAAGATGAACCACTCCGCGGCGCGTATCGGCCTCGAGTGGGGGCGCATAGAGCCGGAGCGGGGCAATTTCGACAAGAAGGCCATCGCGCATTACCGCGCCATTCTGGGAGAAATGAAGAAGGCCGGCATCAAACCCATGGTCTCCATTCATCATTTCTCGAACCCCATGTGGTTCGTGCGCGACGGGGGATGGGCCGGCCGCGAGGCCGTGCGCCGCTTTGCGCTATTCACGGAGCGCGTGGTCCAGGACCTGGGCGACCTTGTCCACGTGTGGATCACGATAAACGAGCCTGCGGTCTATGCGACGCTCGCGTATCTCTTTGGCGAGTTTCCCCCCGGAAAAAAAAGCCTTCCCCTCATGTTCCGCGTCCAGAACGCGATGGCCGCTGCCCACGTCGAGGCCTATGGACTGATACACGGGATTCACGGACGCAAGGGCTGGCCCGCGCCGCTCGTGGGCGTCGCGAAGCACCTGCGCACGTTCGATCCCTTCAATGAGAGAAATCCCCTGGACAGGTTCGGCGCGGGCCTCGCGGACAGGTATTTCAACAATTATTTTCTGGAACGCGTCATGCGCGACAAGAGCACACTTGACGTGTTCGGCATCAACTACTACTCGGGGGACCTTGTAAAATTTCCGCTCAAGATGCTGGGCCGGGCCGCGCTCCCGAAAAACAAGCTGGGATGGGATATCTACCCCGAGGGCTTCTACCGCGTGCTCATGAGGTACTGGAAGCTGTACGGTCTCCCCATCTATGTGACAGAGAACGGAACCTGCGACGACAATGACGAGCTTCGTCCACGGTACATCCTGGACCACGCGGAGGCCATGCACAGGGCTATGGGCGATGGCGCGGATATCGCGGGCTATTATCACTGGTCGACCATGGATAATTTCGAGCTGGTGGACGGGCTCATGTCCCGTTTCGGCCTGATCCACGTTGATCACGCGCATCCCACGCGAAAGCGCAGCATAAAAACGAGCGGCCGGCTCTATGGCGAACTGGCGAAAGCAAACGGCATAACGCCGAAGATCGTGAAGAAATATGTGCCCGAGTGGACTCCCGGTTTTTAG
- a CDS encoding flavodoxin-dependent (E)-4-hydroxy-3-methylbut-2-enyl-diphosphate synthase has protein sequence MTTHGTHTRQVFAGSLAIGGGAPISIQSMTSVPLEDVRATVDQIRRLEAEGAALVRLAVRNEEAVRFLKEVRQEVTLPLSADIHFNHRIAIAAIEAGIDKIRINPGNIGGVDKVKEVVRAAQERGVPIRIGVNGGSLDTTRYPEATPANMVASAMEHVRILEDCGFRDIVVSIKSSDVVQTVEANRLFSRAAGYPLHVGLTEAGYGLACTVHSSVAIGSLLLEGIGDTVRVSMTGDPVEEVRVAKRILEAAGRRIPLLRIVACPTCGRTDPGLDLLALATSVETELTRRFSDALRARGRAIVIAVMGCEVNGPGEAAHADAGVAGGRGGKMLLFARGKKQRMIQAARAVEELASAVEDLLNAGNGATEH, from the coding sequence ATGACAACTCACGGGACACATACGAGACAGGTTTTCGCGGGGAGCCTCGCCATAGGCGGAGGCGCGCCCATTTCCATCCAGTCAATGACGAGCGTCCCCCTTGAAGACGTTCGCGCGACCGTCGACCAGATCCGCAGGCTCGAGGCCGAGGGCGCCGCGCTCGTGCGGCTGGCGGTCCGCAACGAGGAGGCCGTCCGGTTCCTGAAAGAGGTGCGGCAAGAAGTGACCCTGCCGCTTTCGGCGGACATACATTTCAATCACAGGATCGCGATCGCCGCGATCGAGGCCGGTATTGACAAGATTCGCATCAATCCAGGGAACATTGGCGGGGTCGACAAGGTGAAGGAAGTGGTTCGCGCGGCGCAGGAGCGGGGCGTTCCCATCCGGATAGGCGTGAACGGCGGCTCGCTTGATACGACGCGCTACCCCGAGGCGACCCCCGCAAACATGGTCGCATCGGCGATGGAGCACGTGCGCATTCTCGAGGACTGCGGCTTTCGGGATATCGTGGTCTCGATAAAGTCGTCGGACGTGGTGCAGACGGTGGAGGCGAACAGGCTCTTTTCGCGCGCAGCCGGTTATCCCCTTCACGTTGGCCTCACCGAGGCCGGGTATGGGCTGGCGTGCACCGTTCACAGCAGCGTGGCTATCGGCTCCCTGCTCCTCGAGGGGATCGGAGACACCGTGCGCGTATCGATGACGGGGGACCCGGTCGAGGAGGTGCGCGTTGCCAAGCGCATACTCGAAGCGGCGGGACGGCGCATTCCCCTCCTGCGCATCGTCGCCTGCCCCACCTGCGGCCGCACCGATCCCGGGCTCGACCTTCTCGCGCTCGCGACGTCCGTGGAGACCGAGCTCACGCGGCGGTTTTCCGACGCGCTCCGCGCGCGCGGGCGTGCGATCGTGATCGCGGTGATGGGGTGCGAGGTGAACGGACCCGGCGAGGCGGCGCACGCCGACGCGGGGGTCGCGGGGGGCCGCGGGGGGAAGATGCTCCTGTTCGCCCGCGGTAAAAAGCAGAGGATGATACAGGCCGCGCGCGCCGTGGAAGAGCTCGCGTCGGCCGTGGAAGATTTGCTGAACGCCGGTAACGGCGCGACTGAACACTGA